In the genome of Candidatus Methylomirabilota bacterium, one region contains:
- a CDS encoding Uma2 family endonuclease produces the protein MSDAITRRFTRVEYEYLVEEGVIAPDERVELIGGLLVARDRQRDTHAFGAEMAAAALQKAFGIGYRVRVQLPVALDDESEPEPDVSVVRGSLAQADRTLPSRPDLIVEVAESSLTFDRREKASLYARARVEDYWIVNLVSRVLEVHREPVRDVRAPYGWRYASARTLTGVDVVLPLAAPLSRIAIADLLP, from the coding sequence ATGAGTGACGCGATCACCCGCCGCTTCACCCGCGTGGAGTACGAGTATCTCGTCGAGGAGGGCGTCATCGCCCCCGATGAGCGCGTGGAGCTGATCGGCGGGCTGCTGGTCGCGCGCGACCGCCAGCGCGACACCCACGCCTTCGGCGCGGAGATGGCGGCGGCGGCGCTGCAGAAGGCCTTCGGCATCGGCTACCGGGTGCGCGTGCAGCTACCGGTGGCCCTCGACGACGAGTCGGAGCCGGAGCCCGACGTCTCGGTCGTCCGCGGCAGCCTCGCCCAGGCCGATCGCACGCTGCCGTCGCGACCGGACCTGATCGTCGAGGTCGCCGAGTCGAGCCTGACCTTCGACCGGCGCGAGAAGGCGAGCCTGTACGCCCGCGCGCGCGTCGAGGACTACTGGATCGTCAACCTCGTCTCGCGCGTCCTCGAGGTCCACCGCGAGCCGGTCCGCGACGTCCGGGCGCCCTACGGCTGGCGCTACGCGAGCGCGCGCACCCTCACCGGCGTGGACGTGGTGCTCCCCCTCGCCGCGCCGCTGTCGCGCATCGCGATCGCCGACCTGCTGCCGTAG
- a CDS encoding phytanoyl-CoA dioxygenase family protein, which translates to MPTLSPDAVARYRRDGFFFPIRVFSPAEARAYRGRLEDVERAHRGLGGELRHKGHLLFTWLNELIRDPRILDAVEDVLGPDLLCWSSSFFIKEAGDPAFVSWHQDSTYWGLSEPDVVTAWVAFSESSVQSGAMRMIPGTHRHQVAHRETFAPDNLLSRGQEIMVEVDESSAVDVVLQPGEMSLHHVRMFHGSPPNRSADRRIGYAIRYIPTHVRQLADARDTATLVRGVDRYHHFEQEEPPESDLAPAAQARHAAIMKRQGELLYRGTTAARFK; encoded by the coding sequence ATGCCCACGCTCTCGCCCGACGCGGTGGCGCGGTATCGCCGCGACGGCTTCTTCTTCCCGATCCGCGTGTTCTCGCCGGCGGAGGCGCGCGCCTACCGGGGGCGGCTCGAGGACGTCGAGCGCGCGCACCGTGGTCTCGGCGGTGAGCTGCGCCACAAGGGCCATCTGCTCTTCACCTGGCTCAACGAGCTGATCCGGGACCCGCGCATCCTCGACGCGGTGGAGGACGTCCTCGGCCCGGACCTCCTCTGCTGGAGCTCGAGCTTCTTCATCAAGGAAGCCGGCGATCCGGCCTTCGTGTCCTGGCACCAGGACTCGACCTACTGGGGGCTCAGCGAGCCGGACGTGGTGACCGCGTGGGTGGCCTTCTCGGAGAGCAGCGTCCAGAGCGGCGCGATGCGCATGATCCCGGGCACGCACCGGCACCAGGTGGCCCATCGCGAGACCTTCGCGCCCGACAACCTGCTCTCCCGGGGGCAGGAGATCATGGTGGAGGTGGACGAGTCCTCCGCGGTGGACGTGGTGCTGCAGCCGGGCGAGATGTCGCTGCACCACGTGCGCATGTTCCACGGCTCGCCGCCCAACCGGTCGGCGGACCGTCGCATCGGCTACGCGATCCGGTACATCCCGACCCACGTCCGGCAGCTCGCGGACGCGCGTGACACCGCCACCCTCGTGCGCGGCGTCGACCGCTATCACCACTTCGAGCAGGAGGAGCCGCCGGAGAGCGATCTGGCCCCGGCGGCGCAGGCGCGGCACGCCGCGATCATGAAGCGGCAGGGCGAGCTCCTCTACCGCGGCACCACCGCGGCGCGGTTCAAGTAG